The Oscillatoria acuminata PCC 6304 genomic interval GGCTATACCACCGAAATCAATCAAAACCGTCCGATGATAGTACGAGACCTTTCCTGTTTTGATAAATTTACTTATTTGCTAGTGCCACGACGGCAATTTTATTGCCGTTGTTGTCAAAAATATTTCACAGAAAACCTGTCATGGATAGACTGGAAAAGGCGACATACTTTGCGATATGAAATCAATATTTTTGAGCGCGTAGTTTCATCAAGCATAGCTCAAGTTGCCTCGACTGAAGGGCTGTCTTATGATGAAACTGAAGGGATATTTAATCAAATTGCTAAAAAGCAAGAAGATCAGCATTGGCTCGAAGCTACTCGGATAAGTCTTGATGAAATTGCCATGCATAAAGGGCATCAAGATTATAAAGCAGTAATCTGCGACCTAGATAAAAAAAAGCTAATAGAAGTTGTTGATGGAAGGACCCAAGATTGTTTGATAGAAAGGCTTTCTGAACTTCCGATTAAAGTAAAAAAAGCGGTAAAAGAAGTGAGTGTTGATATGTGGCATGGCTTTCCAAAAGTTATTAAAGAAATTTTTCCAAATGCTCAAATTGTGACTGACAGATTTCATGTAATGAAACTTCTGATTGAAGAATTGAAAAAAATTGCTAAATCTTCTGGTGTTAACGAAAAGAATAAACTTTCTCTTATTTTGAGAAACAAAATTGATTTAAAAGATTCTGAACGGGATGAATTAGAAAACCTGTTATCTAAATCTAAGCGTTTGAAGGCAGCTTACGAATATAAAGAGGAATTCCGAAACATTTATGAAACGAGTCAAAGTGTTTCAGAAGGCGAAAAGCGTTTTCAAGAATGGTTAAAGAAAGCTCGCCAAGTATATGGGAAAGTTATTAATACTATTTCCGAGCATTTATCAACGATTTGCAATTATTTTATTAGTCATGCTAGTAGTGGTGTTATGGAGGGAATTAACAACAAAATAAAACTCGTAAAGCGACAAGGATATGGATTTAGAAATTTTGAAAACTTTCGGTTACGTCTTTTAGCAGCTTTTTCATCATAGTCATTATTAAATTAAAGAGGGAGCCACTCAAAAATGTTTAAATATCCACCAGATGATTAGAAAAACTTATCACCAGAAAGTCTGAAGAGCCAATTTTGTTCCAGGCTTTAAAAAATATCGTCATTCTTTAAAAGTTTCTTCTCCCAAAATAATGCCTTACCCATTAGGGGATTTAGCTCATAACCAGTAAATCCAAAAGCCCTGTAGGCAGATTGAGCGACATGATTGTTCTCTAGTACCTCTAAGGTAAGTTTGCAACAGCACAAATTTAAGGCGATCGCCTCAGCTTTCTGGAGTAAGAGTTTAGATAAGCCTCTCCCACGGTAGGGTAAAGCAACAATCACATCATGAATATTCAACAATGGCTGGCACGCAAAGGTAGAAAATCCTTCTAAACCGATCACAAGTCCAGCAGGTTCACCCTCCACAAATGCGAGAATAACATGAGCCGATTTTCGTTTGGCAAGCTCGGAGGGAAGATTAGCTTTAACAAACTCAGAAAGACCTTGACCCCCACCCATCGGGTCCAGCGCATAAGTATCCATTAATTGAACCATCGCCGCTGCATGAGCAGGTAAATTCAGATCCGCTTCAATAATTTCAATCATCTCTTTATGCCTTTGGATAGTTGAACTTTGATTCGGTCAGAGGGAAAATCTTTATGGCAACTTAATATCTAAATCTCCTGATTTCACTGAGCCTATTTATCAACTTTATTGGGAAAAGAAACCTCCAACACCACACAACCCTCCTCGGTTTTAAATGGACCATGTACCTCACCCGGGGGTCTACTGGCATAGCACCCGGTTTCCAGCCACTGATCAAAGGCTTGATCATAAAGGCGACCGCTGACCATAAAAATTTCCTCGGGATAGGGGTGACTTTTTCCCCCAAAGGGTGTCGTATCTGCCCCCGGTTTAAACCGAGTTAAGCGCGTGTATTCACCCGTTTCCATGTCAATACTGAGGGTTAACTCTTCTGCGATGTCTTCTAGCCCTGCTACGGGCTGCCATTGGTTCTGATTTTCAGAATTAAAGGGGTTCCAATAAGTCTTAGTTGTTTTAGCCATTAGCGTCATGCCTTATTAGGGTAAATTAAGAAGTAAAGTAGGAATTTCCACCTAAAAATACTGTCAATATGAGTTAAACAATTCCCCAAACGACTTCTACAGAAATCAAAGAGGGATGAATTGGCGATCGCCTCCAAATTTATTTACAGGTTTTAAGAGATTTTACCGATATGAGCAGCAACAATATGCCAACTTCCCCTTGAAGAAACAGCCCAAACTCGCGTGAACCGAAAGTCTCCATTTGCAGGACTGCCATTGTAACTCCCAGTGATTTTCATGCGGACCGAAACGATCGCCACTTCTCCATGTATTTGAATATGCTGCTCCGATGGTTCCAACTCATGAATTTTAATTAAACCCGATTCATGAGCGCCTATATCATCTTGTTTCTTCAATAATTCTCCCAAATGACTGGTAATCAGAATTTCTGGGGCCAATAATTCATTCAAAACGGTTACATCAGAAGCAAGCATTGCCTGCCTCAGACATTCTTCGGCATTAATGATTTGATTTTCCACTGTTTTATTCATGGTATTTTTCATCTGATATCAAAAAAACATCCCAACCAAGAAAGTGAAACTCTCCAAACAACTCAAAATCTATGAATTTGTTAATTATTCGTTAAACTCCGAAAACTTTTGCTCTAATTCTCGATATTTCGGCACATCAATGATTTGTTCAAATTGCTGGAAATTCACTAAATTATCAAACCCATTCGTGGTCTGATGTTGTCTTAAATACTGGAAACAGTCCTCGATCGCCTTCGTTGCTGCAAACAATCCCGACAACGCATACACCGCAATTTTATACCCCAATGTCTCTAACTCCTGCGCCGACAACACCGGCGTTTTTCCGCCTTCTATGGCATTGGCAAATAACGGTACATCGGGAAAGGCTGCGGCAATTTCCTGTAACTCTTCTACCGACTGCGGGGCTTCTATAAACACAATATCCGCCCCCGCTTCATAATAGGCGCGACCCCGGCGAATGGCTTCGGGTAAGCCTAACGGTGCTCTAGCATCAGTGCGTCCGACAATCACCAATCCACTCTCACCTCGGGCTTGGACTGCTGCACGAATCTTTTGGATATGTTCTTCGGCAGGAATCACCCGTTTTCCCTGGAAGTGACCGCACTTTTTCGGCCATTCCTGGTCTTCTAAAATTACGCCAGCAATTCCCTGTTGTACGGCATCAGTGACAGTTCTAATCACATTCAGGGGATTGCCATAGCCGGTATCGATATCGGCAACCACGGGAATTTGGACCGATTGTGCGATTCGGCCTACACTGTATAGCATTTCGGTGGCGGTGAGGAAGCCGTAATCGGGGCGTCCTAGGGTGGAGGCGGAGATGCCGAATCCACTGGTGAAGACCATCTCGAAACCGGCGCGTTCGGCGAGTTGGGCGCTGATACAATCGTAAATCCCCGGAACGACGAGCATTCCGGGGCGTTGGAGGAGTTGGCGGAGATTGTGAGTTGAGTTCATGAATTCGACTGGCGATCGCAAGCAACATGAACCCTATTTTAAACGCTGAGTGCCTCAGATAAATAATCTGCTGCTGCTTCCACGATCGCGATCGCATTTTCATAAACCATCCGCGTCGGTCCGAGAACCCCCACACTCCCCACAGGCACCGTTCCCCGATGATAAGTCGCCGAAACCAAAGTACAGGTTCTAATCGGTTCTAGGGGATTTTCTGCCCCAATTCGCACTTGCACTCGCCGTCCGGACCCCTCTGGTGCAGGGGGTTCAAAAATCAGCGGCAGGAGTTGGTCCTGTTCTTCTTCCAGCAGTTGAATCAAAGTCTGCACTTGGGTCAATTCACAAAATTCCGGCTGTCTCAATACTTCCGAAACCCCACTAATCAAAATTTGAGTTTTGCCCGGGGTTTGAGCACGGACGGCTAAATCTTGTAACCAATGACTCAAGACTTCCGCATAGCGCTCAAATTCTCGGCCTAATTCAGTCCAATCTAGGGCGGATAATTGGGCGAGGGTTTGACCGCGTAGATGGTGATTGAGGAAGTTCGAGAGGATTTGCAACTCGCGATCGACCACTTCCGCATCAACCAGGGAGTCCTCTGGGGACTCGGGAAGTTCCATCACGGCAGATTGGGTTTGATAGTTATCAATCACCACCACAATCATGATTTTGCGCGGTTCAATCTGGATTAACTGCAAATGCCTCAGACAAGCGGTGTGAGTCTGAGGCATTGTAATTAAGGCAATATATCCGCTGAGGGCCGCCAAGATTTGAGAAGCCCCTCGCAATACCGCTTCAAAGGCCCAATTTTCTAACTTGAGGCGATCGCTCAGGGCCTGTTCCACTTGTCGCGAGATGCCATCGTCCGGTTTAATTAGCTTATCCACATAAATGCGATAACCGGAATCCGAAGGGATGCGACCGGCGGAGGTATGGGGTTGGTAGAGGAGTCCGGCTTTTTCTAACCACCCCATTGCATTGCGAATGGTGGCGGGACTGACGCTTAAATTATATTCATCCACCAATGTTTTAGAGCCTACAGGTTCGGCAGTGGCGATGTAGTGCCGCACAGTCGCCCATAAAACATACTGTTGTCTTTCGTTAAGGTTCATTTGCACAAATATGGGAGCTAAAGCCAAATGTAATCGGGTTTAAAAACTGAGCGGTTATCAATTGAAAAGGGAGTTTTGGAAATCAGCCATAGCGGGAACTGCGCCCATTGTTGGGATCCGTCAGAGGAATCCGGACTAGGTAGAATATAGCGAAGTTTACCCTGAAATTCTGCTGCTGTCGTTACAGGTTGGGAGAAGGTGCACGCTATTTTTGACGGATTTCCATCAGTTTTAGATTCTATTTTAGTTTAAAAAGGTACGGGATGGGGGTGAGGGACCCTGGAATAGGCGGGTCCCGCAGGGGTAGTCGCCTTATCCCGGAAGGTTCAAGTGCGATCGCCCCAGATACTGGGCCGAGACTGCACCGGAGGACTTCGGGATTAAGGCAGTTCTACCGAAGTGGGTTTAGCAATGTGAGGCAGACCCCAGCCGAGTTTTTCTCTCAGAACATGGAAAAATTCCGGGGGATTAATCCGGATAAATTTAGCTGAGTAGGGCGATCGCTGAATTCGCACCTGGTCCTCAGGCAGTACATAGCACCCCGCATTCCCATCCACCACCATCACCAAACGATTGGTATTAGCGGGAAAAATTGTCACAGGTTCAGTATTGGCAAACACCAAAGCCCGAGACGCGAGAGAATGGGGACAAATCGGCACCAGTTGCAACACCGGGACATCCGGCGTGATCACTGGACCCCCAGCCGAGAGACCATAAGCCGTCGAACCCGTGGGAGTGGAAATAATCACCCCATCGGCAGCAATATCTACCGGCGCATGACGTCCCACTTGAATTTCAAAGTGACACATACAGGTGAGGGGTTCCCGGTGTAGGACCATTTCATTCAGACAAAGCGCCTCCCAGACGACGATATCGTCCCGGATAGCCTGTACCGTGACCATCGTCCGTTCTTCGAGTTGATAGTTCCCGGCTAACACCTGTTCGATCGCTTGGGGAAGTTGGTTGAGGTAGGTTTCCGTCAGAAACCCCATGTGGCCTGTATTGACCGTTAACAAGGGAATGCCGCAGCTTGCCACTTGGCGAAATGCCGACAGCACAGTGCCATCGCCTCCCAACACCACCGCGAAAGACATTTCAGCGTCAAATCCAGGCGGGGTGAGTTGTTCAACCGTGGTATGGCAGACGGGCTTATCTAGGTCAGAATAGCCCAGAATGCCCCCCATGCCGGTGGCGAGAGCAACTTCCCAACCCAACCCAATGAGCTTGTCTCTCCATTCTTCGGCAGCACGACAAGCTATGGGTTTAATATCGTTGTAAATAATGCCAGCTTTCGGCACCGCGCTCAAGTCCTGCTAATGGTTGATTGTTTGCCAGAGTTAGAAATGTGGTCACATTTTTGGTAAGGTACCGCAAATGCGTCTTCGGCGAATGAATGGCATCAGGGATGCCAAATAGCCCTGTGAAACTAGAGTCTGAACAAAGCTATGCCATTTGTCAAGAGCCTTGAGGGCGATCGCCTTCCACAGGCTACTTCCGTTGACGGGGCTAACCCCCCAGCAGGGGTTAAAATGGGACTCTTCGCTTGGACTGCTTCTTGGTTTTGCTCTGTTCGTAATCTAATTCTTTCAACTTCTTCAAAATTCGGCTGAAATACTCTCTCAGATAGGATTCTACGGTGGTTGTGTCCTTGGGGTCCAATCCAAAAACAGGATACACCTCATCCATATTGGCGGTTAGGGGTTTCTCCGAGGCGAGCACTTCAGCAAATGCCAAGCGATCGGCTACATTCCAACCCCATTGGAAAAATCGCACCACCCGGCGAAATGCCCGCAGGACACCAAACGGCATTCGCGTCACCTTGGCTTTTTCCCCCGAGAGTCGTTCGCACAGTTCGATAATTTCCTGGGGAGTCCAAGGACGAGTCCCCACGACGGGAAAAACCGACTTGGAGGTTTCAGGGACCGACAATGCAGCCACGGCAAATTTAGCAATGTCCTGGGTATCCATATAGGCGATCGGGGCAGTCTGGTTAGTCACCCACACTGCTTGATTGTCCAAAATAGGGATGGCATATTGAGAAATCAACCCTTGCATGAAGCCAGCTAATTGCAGGATGGTGTAATCTAATCCCGATTCAGCTAAATAGACTTCTGTACAGCGTTTGATTTCCATTAAAGGGACTTCTGGATACTGGTCCGCATCCAGAATAGAAAAGAAGATATACCGTTCGACCCCGGCTTTCTTGGCAGCTTGAATGAGTGCAACCTTACCGTCCCAGTCCACTTGTTTGATGCTCAAAGAATCCGTTGGCCGATTCGTCGCTGCATCAATAATCGCCGTCACCCCTTCTAGGGCGACGGGCAAGGTTTCTGGATCGCATAAGTCTGCACGGACCAACTCAGCGCCCCATTCTTTTAAAAAGGCCGCTTTTTTGAAACTGCGTACTAAACAACGTACCTGGTATCCCTCGTCTAAGGCGCGACGGGCAACCTGTCTGCCTAGGGTACCAGTGGCACCGACAACCAATAAGCTCATCCAGGATTGTTTGACGAAATTTTAACTTTTATGAAATTTTATCAGAGATTCCTGAGATTTCTTAATGAAATTCGTTACAAATCTGAACAATTTTCACCCATTGCGCTAAAAAACTTAAAGAATTGAGGGCAGTTGGGTCCCTAACTGCCTAAAAATGGAGCCATCTCTAGTCCCCTTCTGTTCTCAGGAGACGAGGACCAGGGGATGGCAGGGGTGAGAAACCGGGTTTCTGGCCCAAATTTGTGGCTAATTACCAAATATTTGGGTTCAGAAACCCGGTTTCTAGGGGATTGCAAAATATAAATCATCCAACCGTTCAACTGAAAGGAAGGTATGTGTAGGGGCGCAATGCTTGCGCCCCAAGGGCGCAAGCATTGCGCCCCTACATTGACGGGGCTACTCCGTTGATCCGTCACTACGAACGAACGTTTTGGAGATTTTAATTTTTTGGAGTTCTCCTAACCGTTACTGAGGACAAGAAACCGGGTTTCTGGCCCAAATTTGTGGCTAATCACCAACAATTTGGGTTCAGAAACCCGGTTTCTAACCCTTACTGTACCCCCAGACTAGGCTCCCGAAACCCGAATCAACCCCCAGTTTCTTGACAAAACTACGCAGATTGGTTACAGCTTGAACGATAACAAGGCGGAATATTTCTCTCTCAGCCCAGCTTGACCCGCCAAAGGCAGTATAGTCACCTCTTGAAGACTCCCATTCCCTGTCCCATTCCCTCTAACTGACTGCACTTATGAAGAAACGCTGGATTTCATTAATCATCCTATTTCTACTCGCCCTGCCGATCGCCGCAGTCGCCCAAGAAGCGGAAGAGGCTGCACCCACTGGCTTCCTCCCCACCCTCAATGCCGTCTTCACGCAACTGGTGGAATGGATGTCTGCGGTCCTATTTTTCGATTTTGGCCTAGGCGTCCCTCTGATTGTCTTATGGTTGATTGGCGGTGCGGTTTTTTTCACCATTCGCATGGGCTTTATCAACTTCCGTGCCTTCAAACACGCCTTTTTCGTCATCCAAGGTCACTATGACGACCCTGCCGAAGCTGGAGAAGTCAGCCATTTCCAAGCCCTAGCTGCGGCCCTATCCGCCACGGTGGGACTCGGGAATATTGCCGGGGTGGCGATCGCCATTTCCATTGGGGGACCCGGGGCCATGTTCTGGATGACCGTTGCCGCCTTATTCGGCATGACGAGCAAGTTTGTCGAATGCACCCTCGCCCAAAAATACCGCGTTGTCTTGCCTGATGGTCGGATTGCCGGTGGCCCCATGTACTATCTCTCTCGGGGTTTAGCCGAAAAAGGCATGGGTCAATTGGGCAATATCATGGCAAGTTTGTTTGCCATCCTCTGTATTGGGGCTGCCTTCGGTGGGGGTAATATGTTCCAAGCGAATCAATCCTTTGTCGCCGTTTCCGGTTTATTCCCCGGGCTACCCAACTGGGTCTACGGACTGGTCCTCGCCTTCCTGGTTTCCCTGGTGATTATTGGTGGGATTCGCCGGATTGGGAACGTCGCCGGTGCCCTCGTCCCAGCGATGTGTACCATTTACATTGCCGCTTCGTTGTGGATTATTTTAATGAATCTGCCGGAAATTCCTGCCGCTTTTGGCCGAATTTTTACCGAAGCCTTTGTCCCTCAAGCTGCTTATGGGGGATTTATTGGGGTAATTGTCCAAGGATTTCGGCGATCGGCATTTTCTAATGAAGCGGGGGTTGGTTCAGCAGCGATCGCCCATGCTGCCGCCCGAACTGAAGAACCCGTCCGCGAAGGCATTGTCGCCCTCCTCGAACCCTTTATCGATACGGTGATTATCTGTAACATGACCGCCTTAGTCGTGATTATCACCGGAGAATATGCCAACCCCAACACCTCTCCTGGAGTAGAAACCACCTCTGCCGCATTTGCTTCAGTGATTAGTTGGTTCCCCATCGTCCTTGCCGTAGCCGTTTTACTCTTTGCCTTCTCCACCATGATTTCCTGGAGTTACTACGGTGAACGCGCCTGGACCTACTTGTTTGGCGAAAGCAGTATGATTATCTACCGAGTGATTTATGTCGTTTGCGTCTTCCTCGGAACCGTCCTCAACCTCGGTGCCATTCTCGACTTCTCCGATATGATGTTCTTTGCAATGGCCTTTCCCAATATGTTGGGCGGGTTCCTCTTAGCGGACAAAGTTCGGGAGGATCTCGACAGTTATATGCTCCGTCTCAACAGTGGCGAAATGCCAGTTTACAAATAGTCTGGTATGTGACTAACTGATGGGGCTGGGGGGAGGTTTAGCCTTGATGGTTTGACTCATCCTCTCCCCAACCCCACCCCAGACCCTAAATCACAACTATTACTTCTGTTTGAGAACAATTAAGGTGAGGTCGTCATAAATCTTCTGCTCGCCAATATGTCGCCGGACATCCTCAATCACGGCTTGACAAATCTCCCGCGCATTGCCTTGTAAACGATGCCGAATTGAGGCAATCATAGGCTCCAAACCATACTGTACCAAATTGCTATCCACCGCCTCCGTAATGCCATCGGTGTATAACACCACCACATCCCCAGAATTTAAGTGAATCTCTGTGGTATTAACAAATTCTGAAATCTCATCAATCAGACCAATTGGAAATCCTAAATCAACCGTATCAATGCACTCTACGGTTCCATTGGCACGCATGACGATCGCCTCTTCATGTTGCCCACTTAAAGTTAATTTGCCTTGTTGATAATCCAGCAAGACCAGGGTCATATTTTTATCAGCATTCATGCGTTGCACGTTTTTATAAATCGTGCGGTTGATGACATCTAAAAATTGCACCGGGTCCGTAAAATCTCCTTCCAGTAACGTCCGGACCGCCGTTTGGGCCATCATCATCACCACCCCACTTTGCAACCCATGTCCTGTCACATCCCCGATCGCGATTTTGATGCGATCGCCACTTTTGAGCACATCATAGTAATCTCCGCCCACTTCATCTGCCGGTTCCATAAATCCAGCAATATCTAATCCCTCAATCCCATCCAGTTCCGATTGGCTGGGTAAGAGCATTTTTTGCAATCGCTGGGTCACATCTAATTCTGCCCCCATCCGAATATTTTCCGCTTTTAACTGCTCATTCAGCATCGTAATTTCTGCATTAGCGTTAGCTAATTGGGCGGTCCGGTCCTTGACTTTCTCTTCCAAGGTTTGATACAAGCGAGCATTTTCAATAGAAATTGCTACCTGCCCCGATAACAACTGTAAAACTTCCACTCGTTCCGGGGTAAAAGCTCCCGTGGTGCTATTGTTTTCAAAATAAACAATACTGACGAGGTTCCCTCTATCAATCAGTGGCACGCATAGAATTGACTTAGGTTGAGCCTGTTGGATATAAGAGTCGCTGGTAAAATTTCCGCTACTTGTGGCATCATTTAATACTACAGTTTCTTGAGTTCGAGCTACATAATTGACAATCGATTCGCAAAGGGTCTGACAGTTTGCCACGGGAATCGATTGCAACACTGTGACCCGCTCCTCCTCGATTTCTCCTGCCGCTTCGATGAGCAATTCGCCCTGAATTGATAAAATTAAGTAGCCCCGTTGTGCTCCGGCATTTTCAATGAGAATTTTCATCAAGCTAGAGAGTAATTTTTCCAGGAGAACTTCCCCAGAAATCGCTTGAGATGCTTTCATTACTGTGGCAATATCAAGGCTAGAACTGGAGCCAGTGGTACTGACGACGGAGTTGATTGCACTGTTTGTGCTGACTCGTTCCCGGGCAATAAAGAACTCGCCATATCGCGTCTCTAAATCCTTAACCTTGGCATCAGCACCCCAGAGTTGATAATTGTAGCGAGCTTGCTGCATATAGGCGATCGCAGTTAACTCTTTCTCTTTCCCGTTGGAGAGATAGAATTTGGCGGCGAGTTCATAAGCGATCGCCGCTTCGTGGAGATAGTTGTTTTCTTGGGCTAGGATGATGGCTTTGTCGTAATAATTCATCGCCTGGACATCTTTGCATTGCACCCGACAGAGTTCCGCCTCCACCAGCCAATATTTATGGGAATTATTTTTCGGAGCATAATCCGCCCATTTTTTGATTTTTTTCTGGTTGCGGAAAACTGTGCGAATCCAGGAATTTTTTTGCGATCGGGATGCCTCCGGTGCCCGTGCCAAACGCGCTAGAGAATCATAAAAATAAACGTGAGAGAGGAGCAGCGTGGCGGGAACGGCATCGATATACTCTTGTGCCAGGTCCGCATTGGCGATCGCCTGATGAAACTCCCCAAACAGAACGCACAGGATTAATTTATTGAAGTATATACAAAAAATTGTACTCCGGTCTTTGCGACTCTGGAGGATGGGCAACCTCACCTGTTCATCAAAAGCCTTTCCGATTAAATCACAAGAATTTTCAGCTTGACCCAGCAGATTCAGAACGGTTTGATAAAAGATCCGATGTCCGTCCGTCGTTCTTTCCTGTCCCGTATCCTCGATGACTTGAGCATAGATTTCCATATCTGACTCCAGTTGAGTCAGTTCAGCCCCAATCAGAACACTATAGTAGCAGTAATGGAACGCGGAATAGGCTGCAAATTCCAAATCACCCGTTTCCAGTCCGACGGTATAAGCTTCTAACAGTGGGGTTAACATCTCTTGCACTGGGTCTTTCCAATGTTTAATAAAGCTATGAACCAGATAGTCCGTTCGGGGCTTGACTTTTTTGGTATTGAGTTGTTTGAGGAAATTGAGGGCCAGTTGACCAAATTGATAGCCTGAATCAATATCTCCCAGACCACAGAGAATCAATCCATAGCAACTATAGGCATAAGCGGATTCGGAAGTATTGCCCCATTTGATAGATAAATTAACTTGTTGGAAGACCGCTAGGGGAAACAATAAAGGAGCCGAAAAGTAGATAGCGGTATTGAGTTTCGATAAAATACCCATGATAGCTTGGATGTCAGGCTGGGTCATGGGGGGTAGGTCTCCTAAACTGGCGATCGGTCGGAGTCCGATTGTCAATTTATTCTGAATCAGTCCTAAGAAAACATCAATTTTTTTCGGCTGTCTCGGTAATTTTATTCCGAATAAGCTCAAGACTTCTAGTCCGATATCCAAGGCTTCATTAAACTTACTTTGGGACACCCCGGCTTGAATTTTGACCTCATAAACTTTAACTTTATCCAGTACCGTTTTGGCTTGCTTGACTACGATTTCCACCCATTGCTCCATTAAAGCAAAGTCTGTCTTTAGATAAGCGACTTCCGTCGCTTCTTCATAGAGGGAGAGGGTTAGGGCATACTGGTCTTGCCAGCTATGGTTTCCTAATAGTTCTATTCCCTGTTGCAAATAATTCAAAGCAGGCTGATAAGCGGTGGAGAGTTTGGCTTTTTTCCCAGCAATCAGGTTTAATTCAGCCAGTTCATTTTTTTCAACCTGCTCGGTCATTAATCCAATTCCGAAGTTGAGTTGATTGACGATATCAAATATTTTCTCTTCCTGCTTATGCTTTGGGGTATTTTGCAGAATTACTTCTCCAATTTTCCGATGAAGATATGGAATTTGCAATTCATCAATTAGAGAATAGGCCGCTTGCTGAATTCGGTCATGACCAAATTTATATTGTAAAGATTTTAGTTTAGTTTGGGTGGGGTCATGGGTCAAAAATTCTGACTCGGCGATCGCCAAGGCGAGTTCTCCTAGATTTCCCAAGGGCATTACCAAATTTTCGGCAACGGCTGATTGTAAATTCGTGACCATTTCAGCTAAAGATTTTTCACAAATTAATCCCAGGATTTTTAAGTCAAACTGGTTGCCAGTACAGGCAGCAAGTTGTAACAGTTCTTCGGTCTCTTCTGGCAATTTGTGAATTTTATCCACCATCAGTTCTACCACGTTATCCGTGAATCCCCGGGCTTGAATTTGCTCTAAATCCCACTGCCACCGCAAAGTTGGCCGGTCAAAATTCACAAGTTCTTCGGTGTAGAGAGATTTCAAAAATTCATTCATAAAAAAGGGATTGCCGCCCGTTTTGCCTTGGACTAACTCGGCGAGGGGTTGAACGGTTTGAACGTCACCATTGAGGGTATCCCCAATCAATTGAGCGATGGTTTCCAAGTCCAATGGGGCCAGAGTAATGCGTTGGACGACTGCACCAGTTTTGGCAATTTCATCTAAAGTTAACATCAGGGGATGGGCGGCAGAAACTTCGTTGTCTCGATAAGCCCCAATTAAAAATAATCCCGGCGATCGCCCCGCCATCAACAATTGCATCAGCTTTAAAGATGCCCCATCCGCCCATTGCAAATCATCAATAAATAAAGCCAACGGATGTTCCGGTTGGGTAAAGACTTTGATGAAATTTTGAAACACTAAATTAAAGCGATTTTGTGACTCGTTCGGCCCCAGTTCCGGAACCTCCGGTTGTTGTCCAATAATTAATTCAATTTCCGGAATCACCTCCACAATCACTCGGCCATTCACTCCCACTGCACCTAACAGGTTTTCCCGCCACTGGTTAAGCTGGGTTTCACTTTCCGTCAGCAGTTGTTTGACTAACCCTTGAAAGGCACTCACAATCGCACTGTAGGGAATATTTCGCTGATATTGGTCAAATTT includes:
- a CDS encoding AAA family ATPase; protein product: MLTLPGVTVHTEIYESDNSIVYRGIWDADSQPIILKVLKENYPTPQELARYRTEYQITQSLNVPGVVKVYDLQKYQNTLVMFVEDFGGESLKHWLSQRPFNLEEFLHLAVAITEALGQIHAANIIHKDINPSNIVFNPITGQVKIIDFGISTQLTRENTTLKNPNILEGTLAYLSPEQTGRMNRCIDYRSDFYSLGVTFYELLTRRLPFETTDPLELVHCHIAKQPIPATDIDVRIPPVLSEIILKLMAKTAEDRYQNAYGLKADLEECLRQQQTNSLLNFSLGRYDVSDKFKLPQKLYGRESEIQSLLAAFAGSSIQSQLMLIGGYSGIGKSALVQELYKPITERRGYFISGKFDQYQRNIPYSAIVSAFQGLVKQLLTESETQLNQWRENLLGAVGVNGRVIVEVIPEIELIIGQQPEVPELGPNESQNRFNLVFQNFIKVFTQPEHPLALFIDDLQWADGASLKLMQLLMAGRSPGLFLIGAYRDNEVSAAHPLMLTLDEIAKTGAVVQRITLAPLDLETIAQLIGDTLNGDVQTVQPLAELVQGKTGGNPFFMNEFLKSLYTEELVNFDRPTLRWQWDLEQIQARGFTDNVVELMVDKIHKLPEETEELLQLAACTGNQFDLKILGLICEKSLAEMVTNLQSAVAENLVMPLGNLGELALAIAESEFLTHDPTQTKLKSLQYKFGHDRIQQAAYSLIDELQIPYLHRKIGEVILQNTPKHKQEEKIFDIVNQLNFGIGLMTEQVEKNELAELNLIAGKKAKLSTAYQPALNYLQQGIELLGNHSWQDQYALTLSLYEEATEVAYLKTDFALMEQWVEIVVKQAKTVLDKVKVYEVKIQAGVSQSKFNEALDIGLEVLSLFGIKLPRQPKKIDVFLGLIQNKLTIGLRPIASLGDLPPMTQPDIQAIMGILSKLNTAIYFSAPLLFPLAVFQQVNLSIKWGNTSESAYAYSCYGLILCGLGDIDSGYQFGQLALNFLKQLNTKKVKPRTDYLVHSFIKHWKDPVQEMLTPLLEAYTVGLETGDLEFAAYSAFHYCYYSVLIGAELTQLESDMEIYAQVIEDTGQERTTDGHRIFYQTVLNLLGQAENSCDLIGKAFDEQVRLPILQSRKDRSTIFCIYFNKLILCVLFGEFHQAIANADLAQEYIDAVPATLLLSHVYFYDSLARLARAPEASRSQKNSWIRTVFRNQKKIKKWADYAPKNNSHKYWLVEAELCRVQCKDVQAMNYYDKAIILAQENNYLHEAAIAYELAAKFYLSNGKEKELTAIAYMQQARYNYQLWGADAKVKDLETRYGEFFIARERVSTNSAINSVVSTTGSSSSLDIATVMKASQAISGEVLLEKLLSSLMKILIENAGAQRGYLILSIQGELLIEAAGEIEEERVTVLQSIPVANCQTLCESIVNYVARTQETVVLNDATSSGNFTSDSYIQQAQPKSILCVPLIDRGNLVSIVYFENNSTTGAFTPERVEVLQLLSGQVAISIENARLYQTLEEKVKDRTAQLANANAEITMLNEQLKAENIRMGAELDVTQRLQKMLLPSQSELDGIEGLDIAGFMEPADEVGGDYYDVLKSGDRIKIAIGDVTGHGLQSGVVMMMAQTAVRTLLEGDFTDPVQFLDVINRTIYKNVQRMNADKNMTLVLLDYQQGKLTLSGQHEEAIVMRANGTVECIDTVDLGFPIGLIDEISEFVNTTEIHLNSGDVVVLYTDGITEAVDSNLVQYGLEPMIASIRHRLQGNAREICQAVIEDVRRHIGEQKIYDDLTLIVLKQK